The following proteins are encoded in a genomic region of Brachypodium distachyon strain Bd21 chromosome 1, Brachypodium_distachyon_v3.0, whole genome shotgun sequence:
- the LOC100827634 gene encoding LOW QUALITY PROTEIN: GDSL esterase/lipase At4g01130 (The sequence of the model RefSeq protein was modified relative to this genomic sequence to represent the inferred CDS: inserted 4 bases in 3 codons; deleted 1 base in 1 codon; substituted 1 base at 1 genomic stop codon), protein MAILCSDPFGVTYFGKPAGRLVINFIVQAVGLPLLSPYLQSVGSDFRHSANFATLASTALLPNTSVFVTGIQLRQMKKLGNXVLTSGRSSGTNLSGQLPLPDVLGNSLYTTNIMQNDFTSNLASQGINAVKQILXVIAQISGTIMDLYRIGTHNIMVLNMAXYPAFLVRLPHNSNDLDEYGCMYGKLXIAQLFTQQPALILYVNEHSVMPELFQHPEAHSKLKYGTKACCRYGNGAYNFNPDVYCGNSKVLNSNLVSATTCRDPQNYVSWDGIHVTEASNKLMSTAVMNGSYSYPPSDLPKLGQPAVARSPWVVQSTSQK, encoded by the exons ATGGCGATTCTTTGTTCTGA CCCCTTCGGCGTGACCTATTTCGGCAAGCCTGCCGGCCGCCTAGTCATCAACTTCATTG TTCAAGCCGTAGGGCTGCCGTTGCTGAGCCCCTACCTGCAGTCCGTCGGCTCCGACTTCCGGCACAGCGCCAACTTCGCCACACTGGCCTCCACTGCGCTGCTGCCCAACACGTCCGTCTTCGTCACCGGGATCCAGCTCCGACAGATGAAGAAGCTCGGCAACTGAGTGCTCACCTCCGGCCGCAGCAGTGGTACAAATCTCTCG GGGCAACTTCCCCTGCCCGATGTTCTCGGCAATTCCTTGTACACCACTAACATTATGCAGAATGATTTCACCTCCAACCTAGCATCCCAGGGCATCAACGCCGTCAAGCAAATTC CAGTTATCGCCCAGATCTCAGGAACAATAATG GACTTGTACAGAATTGGGACTCACAACATCATGGTGCTCAACATGGC CTACCCAGCCTTCCTTGTGAGGCTTCCGCATAACAGCAACGACCTGGATGAGTATGGCTGTATGTATGGCAAGT CAATCGCACAGTTGTTTACACAACAGCCTGCGTTGATTTTGTACGTCAACGAACATTCAGTCATGCCCGAGCTGTTCCAGCATCCAGAAGCTCATAGTAA GCTGAAGTATGGGACCAAGGCTTGCTGCAGATACGGCAATGGAGCTTACAATTTTAATCCAGATGTTTACTGTGGTAACAGCAAGGTTTTGAATAGCAACCTTGTAAGTGCAACGACCTGCAGAGACCCACAGAACTATGTGAGCTGGGACGGAATCCATGTCACAGAAGCTTCAAACAAGCTCATGTCCACC GCAGTGATGAATGGCTCATACTCATATCCACCTTCTGATCTTCCCAAACTTGGCCAGCCTGCCGTAGCCCGCAGCCCATGGGTTGTTCAAAGCACTAGCCAGAAATAG
- the LOC100825800 gene encoding histone H3.2 — MARTKQTARKSTGGKAPRKQLATKAARKSAPATGGVKKPHRFRPGTVALREIRKYQKSTELLIRKLPFQRLVREIAQDFKTDLRFQSSAVSALQEAAEAYLVGLFEDTNLCAIHAKRVTIMPKDIQLARRIRGERA, encoded by the coding sequence ATGGCCCGCACGAAGCAGACGGCGCGCAAGTCAACGGGCGGCAAGGCGCCGCGGAAGCAGCTGGCGACGAAGGCGGCGCGGAAGTCGGCcccggcgaccggcggcgTGAAGAAGCCGCACAGGTTCCGCCCGGGCACCGTCGCGCTCAGGGAGATCCGCAAGTACCAGAAGAGCACGGAGCTGCTCATCCGCAAGCTCCCCTTCCAGCGCCTCGTCCGTGAGATCGCGCAGGACTTCAAGACCGACCTCCGGTTCCAGAGCTCCGCCGTGTCCGCGCTGCAGGAGGCCGCCGAGGCATACCTCGTCGGGCTCTTCGAGGACACCAACCTCTGCGCCATCCACGCCAAGCGCGTCACCATCATGCCCAAGGACATCCAGCTCGCGCGCCGCATCCGTGGGGAGAGGGCCTAG
- the LOC104582242 gene encoding protein FAR1-RELATED SEQUENCE 12-like, with protein MPCFHAIGVHANLMNGPFDGEGTDDGNVRLERELGVDHEQADPADSDYMSDSMMGSGDEYEYIGNSDIDMGHEEDPEESEVITGSYSGSTSESRQDYQDFGDVVVFDNTYKMNRYGMPFIPFVGLNNHRKTTVFGCAIVSDEPEETYVWLLQTFLRAMCQKKPKAVITDGDASMIRAIGAVHIGVWHRLCSWHIEKNMKKHLSFKSTKEFRSLLYYTTSEDTFEDRWNAFVQKLWTDRTEPWLRRMYRKKRLWAASYLSGGFFLGMRSNQRSESLNSCLHLHLDFGMTLVDLIVHYENATVRNHEAEASDDCSCSQTLAVAVTNCKAIEVADSRVFTPANFYMVQKDLKNIGGLQVFDVHDGDPRRFIVGWKNNNRYRFAVDYTPGSSEETIKCSCRMMARKGLPCKHILYILKVLKLE; from the exons ATGCCGTGCTTTCATGCTATTGGCGTCCACGCCAACCTCAT GAACGGGCCATTTGATGGCGAAGGAACCGACGACGGAAACGTGAGGCTTGAGCGTGAATTAGGTGTTGATCATGAGCAGGCCGATCCTGCTGATTCGGACTACATGAGCGAT TCCATGATGGGCTCCGGCGATGaatatgaatacattgggaattcgGACATTGACATGGGGCATGAAGAAGACCCTGAAGAATCGGAGGTTATTACGGGGTCCTACTCGGGAAGCACGAGTGAG TCACGTCAGGACTATCAGGATTTCGGCGACGTCGTCGTGTTTGACAATACCTACAAGATGAACCGGTATGGCATGCCATTCATTCCCTTTGTTGGTCTGAACAATCACCGTAAGACCACAGTTTTTGGGTGCGCCATCGTTTCAGACGAGCCTGAAGAAACATACGTATGGCTGCTCCAAACATTCTTGAGAGCCATGTGTCAGAAGAAACCGAAGGCTGTGATCACTGATGGTGACGCTTCTATGATCAGGGCTATTGGGGCCGTCCACATAGGCGTATGGCACCGTCTATGTTCTTGGCACATAGagaaaaacatgaagaagCACCTTAGTTTTAAATCAACAAAAGAGTTCCGGTCTCTCTTATACTACACCACTTCAGAAGACACATTCGAAGACAGGTGGAACGCGTTTGTTCAGAAATTGTGGACAGATAGAACAGAACCATGGCTGAGGAGGAtgtacagaaagaaaagactGTGGGCCGCGTCCTATCTCTCGGGAGGATTTTTTCTAGGTATGAGAAGCAATCAGAGAAGTGAAAGTCTGAACTCATgcctccaccttcaccttgACTTCGGAATGACTCTCGTCGATTTGATAGTGCACTATGAGAACGCAACTGTTCGTAACCACGAGGCAGAGGCAAGTGATGACTGCAGCTGTTCTCAGACACTAGCTGTGGCAGTTACAAACTGTAAGGCGATCGAGGTTGCCGATTCACGTGTGTTCACTCCGGCAAACTTTTATATGGTGCAGAAAGATCTCAAGAATATTGGCGGCCTACAAGTGTTTGATGTACACGACGGAGATCCTCGGCGTTTCATCGTTGGAtggaaaaacaacaacaggTACAGGTTCGCCGTGGACTACACACCCGGAAGTTCTGAAGAAACTATCAAGTGCAGCTGTCGTATGATGGCTCGTAAGGGTCTCCCTTGCAAGCATATCCTCTACATActaaaggtattgaaattggAATAA